The genomic stretch ACATCGAACCACGCCGCGAGCAAGGCACGGTGCGCTTTCGTATCGACGGCGTACTGCACAACGTCTATCAGTTCCCGCCGCAAGTGACGATGGCGATTGTCAGTCGCCTGAAAAGCCTTGGCCGAATGAACGTCGCCGAGAAGCGCAAACCCCAGGACGGCCGGGTCAAGACCAAGACCCCGGACGGTGGCGAGGTCGAGTTGCGCCTGTCGACGCTGCCCACCGCGTTCGGCGAAAAAATGGTGATGCGGATCTTCGACCCGGAAGTACTGCTCAAGGATTTCGATCAGCTCGGGTTTTCCGCCGACGACCTGCGCCGCTGGCAGGACATGACCCGCCAGCCCAACGGCATCATTCTGGTGACCGGGCCGACCGGTTCGGGCAAGACCACCACGCTCTATACCACCCTGAAAAAACTGGCGACCCCGGAAATCAACCTCTGCACCATCGAAGACCCGATCGAGATGGTCGAGCCGGCCTTCAACCAGATGCAGGTGCAGCACAACATCGACCTGACCTTCGCCGCCGGGGTACGGGCGCTGATGCGGCAGGACCCGGACATCATCATGATCGGCGAGATCCGCGACCTGGAGACCGCCGAAATGGCGATCCAGGCTGCATTGACCGGGCACCTGGTGCTATCAACCCTGCACACCAACGATGCACCGAGCGCCATCAGCCGCCTGCTGGAACTCGGCGTGCCGCATTACCTGATCAAGGCCACGGTGCTCGGGGTCATGGCCCAACGGCTGGTGCGTACGCTGTGCCCGCACTGCAAGGTGCCATTGCCCATCGGCGAGGAAGACTGGCAAACCCTGACCCGACCGTGGCAGGCGCCGCTGCCGGGCAACGCACAACGGGCCATCGGTTGCCTGGAATGCCGCGACACCGGATATCACGGTCGCGCCGGGGTCTACGAAATCATGCAACTGACCGACAGCCTCAAAGCGTTGATCAGCCCGGATACCGATCTGACGGCGCTCCGGCGCCAGGCCTTCAAGGAGGGCATGCGCAGCCTGCGATTGTCCGGCGCGCAGAAAGTCGCGGCGGGGCTTACGACTATCGAGGAGGTGTTGCGGGTCACCCCGCAAAGCGAACAGAAATAGCCCGGTTACCGGTCAAACCCCTCAACCTCGGTGCTGGGTTTGATCCATAGCTCAGAGCCGTCCAGCCTATGCTGCTCAATCGACTGGCCGGGCCCCAGCTTCTTGCCGGAGTGCAGGTTTCGTCCGGTGTAGTATTCGTCCGCACTGAATATCAATGTGTGCGGCGCGTTCTGTTGCACTCTCATTCCTTGGGGGTACGTCCACTCGCCAAGGGTCAGCGGGCTCTTCAGGTTCCCATCCCAACGCACGAGCGTGCGCTGCGGATCCAGACGGACGCTCACGTTCGCCAGTTCTATGCCGTCGATGAAGACCGTGGATGTCGAACGAAAATGGGTAACAGCGTAGCCGGTGTCCAGCTTGTAGAGCTGGCTGGAATCCGGCCAGTTCAGCCCGGCGATTTTCGTACCAGCCACCAACTGACAATCGCTGAACTGCCAATGCTCCGGCTGAAACCGGGTATGCTCGGCGAAGCCCAGATGGACCCAACTCCCTCCGCGACAGGGCCAGCCCTCCACCTCTTGATCCCCGACGAGCTTCAAATCTACTGCCAACGGGAGAGTCATCTGCAGGGTAGAAACTCGCATTCCCTTGATGGTATGCGGTACAGCAAACTCGGCACCCCGCAGGTTGGCCAGTCCATAGACCTGAGGCTGGCCGCTCCCGTCCAGCGGTTCGGCTGATCTCAGGTGCAACCGGGTGCCGGCAGGAAAATTCAGACCCTGAACTTGAACGGCATCCTCCAGTTTCGGATTAAGGAGCTTGTTTTCCCGATAACTGACCACCACCTGAAACAAGGTATAGCCAACCACGCAGACACAGATCAGCATCAGGACAGCAAATTTGCGCGGATGGCGCAGCAGCGCCCTGCGCCATGGCGGAACACAGAGCATGATCAAAAGGCCAGGAAGGCCGATGAACGCGCCCATCAGCACCGTCCACATCACCCCGTAAATCAGCGCGATAACACCCACGATTGCATCCCTGCGAAAAAATCAGGGGGCATGGTCTCAAACAAGTGACCGCGCCTCTAGCGCTACTTGAGCCGCCATGGAACTCGACAGGGTAAATGGCGATCCAAGGTCTCAGTTCAACCCCCTGTGGAGTCACCCATCATGCGTCTCAAACTTGCTGTCGCCACCCTCGCCCTGCTGTCCCTTCCCGTTGGTTCAGCGATGGCCGACAGCTTTTGGCGTAACGTCATTTCGTCCGGCGCCACCACTGGCTCGACGTACCTGACCTTCAAGGATCACAAGCTGATCGTCGCCGCCCAGGATGACGCCGGCAGTTTCGTTGCCAGCGATGGCGGCATCCGTGGCCCGTACCTGGAAGCCGCCATGCAGAAAGTCCGCGCCGACAACCCGGGCCTGCAAGCGACGGACATGGAACTGGCGAACGCGATCCTGGCGAAGAACGCCGTAGCATCGGAATAAACCTTTCGCCCAAAAAAATGCCGCTCACATGAGCGGCATTTTTTTGCCCGCCAATCAGCGGTAATCATCCACCGGCACACACGCGCAGAACAGGTTGCGGTCGCCATAGACGTTGTCCACCCGGTTCACCGCCGGCCAGTATTTGTGCGCCTTGGTATGCGCATCCGGCGTGATGCCCTGCTCAATAGTGTAAGGCCGCTCCCAGACGCCGGTGACATCGGCCAGCGTATGCGGCGCACGCTTGAGCGGATTGTCCTCGGCCGGCCAGTTGCCGTTTTGCACTTCGGTGATTTCCGCGCGGATGCTCAACATGGCGCCGATGAAGCGGTCCAGTTCGGCCTTGGACTCACTCTCGGTCGGCTCGACCATCAAGGTA from Pseudomonas allokribbensis encodes the following:
- a CDS encoding DUF2388 domain-containing protein; amino-acid sequence: MMRLKLAVATLALLSLPVGSAMADSFWRNVISSGATTGSTYLTFKDHKLIVAAQDDAGSFVASDGGIRGPYLEAAMQKVRADNPGLQATDMELANAILAKNAVASE
- a CDS encoding GspE/PulE family protein, which produces MSVQLATQDRWLDLNDVLRELVAQGFISQDSAEHALNARRRHATHGQVHPLEFIAGQQLDDLSRPGKHLDLESLTLWLAQQAGQPYLRIDPLKINVAAITPLMSYAFAQRHRILAVSVDRDAVTVASAQPYVNGWEADLTHVLKLPIRRVVANPVDIQRFSVEFFRLAKSVSGASNADQPGSNLGNFEQLLNLGASDQEPDANDAHIVNIVDWLFQYAFQQRASDIHIEPRREQGTVRFRIDGVLHNVYQFPPQVTMAIVSRLKSLGRMNVAEKRKPQDGRVKTKTPDGGEVELRLSTLPTAFGEKMVMRIFDPEVLLKDFDQLGFSADDLRRWQDMTRQPNGIILVTGPTGSGKTTTLYTTLKKLATPEINLCTIEDPIEMVEPAFNQMQVQHNIDLTFAAGVRALMRQDPDIIMIGEIRDLETAEMAIQAALTGHLVLSTLHTNDAPSAISRLLELGVPHYLIKATVLGVMAQRLVRTLCPHCKVPLPIGEEDWQTLTRPWQAPLPGNAQRAIGCLECRDTGYHGRAGVYEIMQLTDSLKALISPDTDLTALRRQAFKEGMRSLRLSGAQKVAAGLTTIEEVLRVTPQSEQK